ATCCTTTTTGACTAAATTTCCCCAGCGCTCTTCTAAAGGTGCTTATCACTTCCTTGTTCCTCAAGCTATAGATTAAGGGATTCAGCATTGGGGTCACCACAGCGTAGAACAGGGCGACCATCTTCTCCTGTTCTGCTGAGGAGCCAGCTGCGGGCCTCAAGTATGTGAAGATGGCTGTTCCAAAGCACATGGAGACCACAGTGAGGTGAGAGGTGCACGTCCCAAAGGCTTTGCGGCGTCCCTGGGCAGAGCGAATGCGCAGAATGGCAGCAACTATACGACCATAGGAGAACAGAACAAGAAAACAGGGAAGCATGATCACCAGAAAGCCTGAGACAGCCACCATGGCCCTGTTGAAGGAGATGTCCACACAGGTCAGCCTCAGCACAGCCAACATCTCACAGGCAAAGTGATTAACCACCTTACGGCACAGAGGCAGCTGAAAGATGATGATAGTCTGCATCAGTGAATTCATGAAACCAGCCACCAAGCAGCCGGCAGCCAGCCCCAGGCACAGCCCTCCATGCACGATGACTGTGTAGTGCAGTGGGTGGCACacggccacatagcggtcataggccatggctCCCAGCAGGAAGAACTCTGTGCTGCCCATTGCCAAGGAGATAAACAGCTGGAGCACACAGCTGTGGAACGGGATGGACTTCCGGGCTGACAAGAAGTGAATGAGCATCTGAGGGACAGTGCTGTTGGTATAACAGATGTCCACAAATGACAGGACactgaggaaaaagtacatgggtgtgtTTAGCCTGCTGTCCAGTCTGATAAGGAGGATGATGAGGAAGTTCCCCAGCACAGTCACCAGATACatggcaaggaaa
The window above is part of the Hippopotamus amphibius kiboko isolate mHipAmp2 chromosome 4, mHipAmp2.hap2, whole genome shotgun sequence genome. Proteins encoded here:
- the LOC130852275 gene encoding olfactory receptor-like protein OLF3 — its product is MGRENQTWMSEFLFLGLSSCWETQVSLFVLFLAMYLVTVLGNFLIILLIRLDSRLNTPMYFFLSVLSFVDICYTNSTVPQMLIHFLSARKSIPFHSCVLQLFISLAMGSTEFFLLGAMAYDRYVAVCHPLHYTVIVHGGLCLGLAAGCLVAGFMNSLMQTIIIFQLPLCRKVVNHFACEMLAVLRLTCVDISFNRAMVAVSGFLVIMLPCFLVLFSYGRIVAAILRIRSAQGRRKAFGTCTSHLTVVSMCFGTAIFTYLRPAAGSSAEQEKMVALFYAVVTPMLNPLIYSLRNKEVISTFRRALGKFSQKG